A single region of the Sorghum bicolor cultivar BTx623 chromosome 7, Sorghum_bicolor_NCBIv3, whole genome shotgun sequence genome encodes:
- the LOC8073539 gene encoding uncharacterized WD repeat-containing protein C2A9.03 codes for MDEFELEDNLEFILQSIQELMEDQGDNNAFGDANQNELFASLVSYDQENMLPDVSAADVAAGKDMQGIPWEKMLFGRDKYREMKMKNYRNYQNLSYAREDALQECKHVEKDSPYYDFHYNTRRARPSIVHFQLRNLVWATTKHDVYTMHDQSVTHWSSLEQTSTELIDADDCIVPKQRGHGSQSVAMVQVTTMAVDSNLLVVGGFQGELICKRLDDDGVVYSTRVTDDENAITNSLEIYQDPSGSRRLVAANNDCSIRIFDTEYFDLLKHYVFPWSVNSVSVSPNGKLFAVLGDHEDGCIVDPKCGKAIGSLRGHLDYSFASAWHPDGNIVATGSQDTTCRLWDIRNLSQSVAVLGGRMGSIRCVKFSSDGRFLATAEPVDFVHIYDAYADYSKCHEIDLFGEIGGLAFSPDTEAFYVGLADQTYGGMIEFRKRHQHHYLNSLW; via the exons atGGACGAGTTCGAGCTGGAGGACAACCTCGAGTTCATCCTCCAGAGCATCCAGGAGCTCATGGAGGACCAGGGGGACAACAACGCCTTCGGCGACGCCAACCAGAACGAGCTCTTCGCCAGCCTCGTCAGCTACGACCAG GAGAACATGCTGCCCGACGTCTCTGCCGCGGACGTCGCTGCGGGGAAGGACATGCAGGGGATCCCGTGGGAGAAGATGCTCTTCGGGAGGGATAAGTACCGggagatgaagatgaagaactACAGAAATTACCAGAACCTAAGTTACGCACGGGAGGATGCTTTGCAG GAGTGCAAACACGTGGAGAAGGATAGCCCTTACTATGATTTCCACTACAACACAAGGCGTGCTCGGCCATCAATTGTACATTTTCAG CTACGGAATCTAGTATGGGCAACAACCAAACATGATGTTTATACAATGCATGATCAGTCAGTGACACACTGGTCCTCACTGGAGCAGACGAGCACTGAGCTAATCGATGCTGATGATTGCATCGTCCCGAAACAG aggGGGCATGGTTCACAGTCAGTGGCAATGGTCCAGGTCACAACAATGGCCGTGGATAGTAATTTATTAGTAGTTGGTGGCTTTCAAGGGGAGCTTATATGCAAG CGCTTGGATGATGATGGGGTTGTTTACAGCACAAGGGTTACAGATGATGAAAATGCAATCACTAACTCTTTAGAGATCTATCAGGATCCCAG CGGATCTAGAAGGTTGGTGGCTGCTAACAATGACTGCTCCATCAGGATTTTTGACACCGAGTACTTTGACCTcctcaagcactatgtctttcCTTGGTCTGTGAAT AGTGTTTCTGTGAGCCCAAATGGGAAACTCTTTGCTGTCCTGGGAGATCATGAGGATGGTTGTATAGTGGATCCCAAGTGTGGCAAG GCAATTGGTTCTCTTAGGGGTCACTTGGATTACTCATTTGCATCTGCGTGGCATCCTGATGGCAATATCGTGGCAACTGGGAGTCAAGACACTACATGCAGGCTATGGGACATCAGGAACCTATCACAGTCGGTAGCTGTGCTTGGTGGAAGGATGGGCTCAATTCGGTGTGTCAAGTTCTCTTCAGATGGGCGCTTCCTTGCGACAGCAGAGCCTGTGGATTTTGTCCACATATATGATGCTTATGCGGACTACAGCAAATGTCACGAGATTGACTTGTTTGGTGAGATTGGTGGTTTAGCATTCAGCCCGGACACTGAGGCCTTCTATGTGGGCCTTGCGGACCAGACATACGGAGGCATGATCGAGTTCAGAAAGAGGCACCAACATCACTACCTCAACTCCTTGTGGTGA